The DNA window GGCGAGCGTAGGTTCCTGAGAATATGCATCACACTGTCTTCTGCACAAGAGTTGTTCCGGGACATTTTGTCAATGTTTGACTTGGCCGTCTGGACTTCTAGACTAGGGGCAGTGAAGGAGGCGCGGCGATGCTGGACAACATCATCCTGCTGACCGATTCGTACAAAGAAACCCACTGGAAGATGTATCCGCCCGGAACGCGGACGATTTATTCCTATTTGGAGGCCCGGCGGGGGGGCGAGTATGGCGAGGTGATGTTTTTTGGCCTGCAATACTTTCTGATGAAGTATTTTGCCGGCGCGGTGGTGTCGGCGGAAAAGATCGAGCGGGCGGCCCGGTTTGTGGCCGCCCACTTCGGTACGCCCGAGGTGTTCAACCGGGAGGGCTGGGAGCACGTCCTCAGTCAGCATGGCGGGACCTTGCCGGTCGAGATCCGGGCTGTGCCCGAAGGCTTGGTGGTGCCCGAGGGTAACGTTTTGCTGACGATTGAAAACACCTGTCCGCGCTGTGCCTGGCTGGTCAATCATCTGGAGACTGTGCTGGTTGAGCTGTGGTACCCGTGCACGGTGGGGACGATCTCGCGCGAGATGAAAAAGATCATCCGGGCCGGCCTGGAGCGCTCGGGAACGCCGAGCGACGAGGTGCTGGCCTTCAAGCTGCACGACTTTGGCTTTCGGGGTTCGACCTCGCCCGAGTCCGCAGCCCTCGGCGGGGCAGCCCATCTGGTGAATTTTCAGGGCACGGATACCCTGGCAGCCTGCGAGCTGCTGATTGACTCCTACGCGGCCGAGATGCCGGGGGTGAGTATCCCCGCAGCCGAACACTCGACAATCACGGTCTGGGGCGAAGACGCCGAGGGAGATGCGTTCGCCCATATCCTCGAGCAGTATCCGGCCGGTCTGGTATCGGTCGTGTCGGACTCGTGGGATGTGTATCGGGCGTGTCGGGAGTTATGGGGGGAACGGCTCAAAGAGCGGGTGCGGCCCGGCCCGATTCCGGCCCGCCCGAGGTGGTCGTGCCGGACTGTCTGGACGTGCTGGGCGAGCGGTTCGGCTTTTCCGTCAACCCCAAGGGCTACCGGGTGTTGCCCGACACCGTCCGGCTGATCCAGGGCGACGGCATCAAGCGCCAGACCCTGGCCGGCATCGTCGATGCTGTTCTGGAGCGCGGCTGGTCGCTCGATTGCGTCACCTTCGGGTCGGGCGGCGGGCTGCTCCAGGACTGTAATCGGGATACCCAGAATTTCGCCCTCAAGTGCGCCTACGGCGTGGTGGGCGACGAGGCGCGCGGGGTGTATAAACGGCCGGCCACAGATCCCATGAAGGACAGTAAGCGGGGGCGGCTGATGCTGGTGGAGGGCGATGAAGACCAGGGCTATGTGACCGTCGCCCAGGGGACGCCGGGGGCGAGCGACGTGCTGGTCCCGGTCTTTCGGGATGGCCAGCTGCTGCACCCCTGGACCCTGGAGCAGGTCCGGGCGCGGGCCGCGCTGGGATAGAAAGAGGAAACGTGCCACCAGTTCATGTGTCGGAGGGTAGGTTTCCTCTTTGGGACGGCGGCCCTACTGCTCGTTCCACGAGCGGCGTTCTTTTTTGAAGAAATCCTGGTGGCGGAGCATGATCTCCGATTCGGCGTCGAGCAGATGGGCGATCAGCGCCGCCCTGACCCACATACCGTTTTCGGCCTGGGCGAAATACATGGCCCGGGGGTCGCTGTCCACATCCGGCGAGATCTCGTCGTTGCGGGGGAAGGGGTGCAGAATCGCCGCATACTCGCGCATCTTGCGGAGCTGCCGGCGGTCGAGGATGAAGCGCTGGCGGTCGAGTTGGCTCAGAAACGCGGCCACCTCTTCGTCGTCGTGCTCGTGCTGGACCCGGGTCATATAGACCAGGTCGGCCTGTTCGATACAGTCGGCCAGGGCTGGCCGCTCGTGCACGGTGACCCCCGCCTCGACCAGATCGGACTGCAGGTCGGCGGTAACGCTCAGCCGGGGGTGTTCGGGCCCGACGAAGTACATGGTCACGTCTTCGTGCTGGGCGAGCAACTCGGCCAGCGAGCGAATGGTCCGGCTGCGGCCCACGTCCCCACAGAACAGATAGGTTTTGCCGTCCAGGCCGGCCCGCAGGTTTGGCCAGCGGGTGCGGAGATCGGACAGCCGTCGGCCGAGGTTGCGGTCATCACCTTCGGGGTCGCCCTCCCGGTCCCTGAATTTGAACACCTCCTGGATCGTATAGTAGTCGAGCAGGGCCTGGGTCGGATGCTCGTCCGCGCCGGAGCCGCCGTTCACAATCGGCACCGGCTTGTCCATGTCGTTCATCTTGTAGGCAAAACACTCGGCCAGCTTGGGCATATTGTCGCGCAGGATGACGGTATCGAAATAGGTGCTGAACATCATGATCGAGTCGAGATCGGCTTCGCCCTTATAGGCCGAAGACACGGCCGGGTTACGGATCTCGGCGTAGTCCATGCCCAGGTGCTGACAGGCTCTGACAAAGGACAGAAAGGTCCGGGTCGAGGCTTGGGTGAAGTGCAGCATGGCCGACTTGTCACACAGGGTCTCCCGCAGCAGCCGGCTGCCGCGCCGGTTGCGCGCCAGCTGCCGGATCATGGTCGCCAGACCGGTCAGGCGGTCCAGCAGCTCGCGGTCGAACTGGGCCGAGAAGATCACGTGTTTGAGCCGATTGTTGCGCTGAAATTCCTGCACCTTCATCATGACCGGGCGGTTCAGCCGCGGCTCGAACTCGCGCAGGTGCTGCAAGCGGGCAGATGTGTCTGTGTAATCCACCGGTCCCTCCCGAGGCTGAGGCATGATAGCGCCGCGCCCGGCGAGCGGCAAGGGTCTGGAGCCGCCGAGACGGGAGGCGGGAGGTGCGGCGAAAATTCCCGGGGACGGTAGGGAACCGTCCCCGGCGCGGGCGCGTGGTCTAAGCGGTGAAGTTCAGCTTCAGGCCGGGCCGCGGCCAGTCAAAGGCCACCAGCTTACCGGTACCCGACAGCGTGGCATACGCGGTTGTGAGATCAGGTCCGCCAAAGCACACATTGGTCGTGAACGGGTCGGACAGCGGCACATGATCGACGCCCGAGCCGTCCGGCGCAAAGGCGGAAATGCCGGCCCCGCCCATCAGGGTGGCGACACATACGTAGCCGGCGCTGTCAACGGCCAGGGAGTCGAGCAGCTGATAGCCCGGCAGGTTGTTGAGCAGGGTGGCGCCGCCCGGACCGTCCAGAATCGGGCCGCCCGCGCCCTGGGTGCGTACGACTTCGCCCGGCGCGGTGATATCCCACTGCCACACCCGGCTCTCAAACGTCTGGGCGATATACACTTTCTTGTCACCGGGGGCCAAGCCGATGCCGTTCGGCCCGTCAACCGGCTGGGCGACCTCGGTGATCATTGAGCCGTCGGGTTTGGCGTAATACACGCCGCCCCGGTCGCGGTCGTGGTCTCTGACCTTGCCGAAGTCGGTGAACCAGAACCCGCCGCTGGCGTCGAACACGATGTCATTCGGGCCTTTGAGCTTGTAGCCGTCGCACTCGGTGTATAAGACCTCGACCTTGCCGGTGTTGATATCAACCCGCTGAATGCAGCCGCCGTTGTAGTCGGCGGGAATGCCGTGCGGAACGGTCAGGCCGTTCACCTCAATCCAGTCAAAGCCGCCGTTGTTGCACACATAGATGGCGCCGTCCGGCCCGACCGCCGCGCCGTTCGGCCCGCCGCCGGTTTCGGCCACGATTTCCTGGCTGCCGTCGGGTCGGACCCGGGTGAGGGTGGCGCGTTTGATCTCAACCACGATCACGCTGCCGTCGTCCATGGCGATCGGGCCTTCGGGGAATTGTAAGCCTGAGGTAATTTCTCGAACGTCTGCCATACTGTGTCCTCCTTGGCTTCTTGTACCATACCGTCGGGCTTCACGTCAGCCTCTCCCCCTATTGTCTCCGGCTGGCATAGGCTAGGCTTGGCCGCTGCGGATGCATCACCCATGTTGAGTTCTGGCGTGTCTTTTCTCGGCAAACGCACCGAGGGTATTTTCTACGGCTGGTGGCTGGTCGGTCTGAGCGGTTTCATCATGCTGCTGGCCAATGTGCCGCTGTTTCACGCCATGGGCGTGTGGGCGGTAGCCCTGGAGCGCGAGTTCGGCTGGACGCGCACCCAGCTCGGCCTGGCGCTGACCTTTACCCGGATTGAGGGCGGGTTGATGGGGCCGCTGGAGGGGTATCTGGCCGACCGCCTCGGCACGCGGCGGATGATTCTGATTGGGCTGCTGATCCTGTCCGGCGGCTTTCTGCTGTTCAGCCAGGTCCAGCATCTGTGGATGTTCTACCTGTCCTACGTGGTCATGGCCGTGGGCCAGGGGTTTGGCGGCTGGCTGCCGCTGATGACGATGTTGAACCACTGGTTTGCGCGCCAACGGGCGACTGCGGTGGGCTGGGCGAATGTGGTCAGCCGGCTGGGCGCCCTGATCCTGGTGCCTATCATTGCCTGGGCGATCGACCCGGACGATCCCCAGCTGGGCTGGCGGACCACCGCCCTGGTGCTCGGCCTGTTCACCCTCGTCCTGGCCCTTCCGCTGTCCCGATTGATTCGTGACCGCCCCCAGGAGTACGGGCTGCTGCCGGACGGCGAGCCGCCGTCGCTGACGCAGCCGCACCCGGCAACGCCCGAGGCGGGAAAGCCGTCGCCTCAGCCCGCGACCGGCCAGACCGACCATACTGCTGCCCAGGCCGTGCGGACCTCGGCCTTTTGGTTTATCGCTTTTGGCCATGGTTTTACCTCCATGGTGATTATTGCCATCATGACTCATCTGGGGCTGCTGATCGTTGATGCGGGTTTTGATGTGCCGACCGCAGCCTGGGTCATGGCCGTCTACACCGCCGTTGCCATGGTGGCCCAGATTGTGGGCGGCTACGTCGGCGACCGGATTCCCAAGCGGATTGCGCTGTGTATTTTTTCTACCGTGCAGGCGGCCGGGGTGCTGGTGCTCACCTATGCCACCACGCTGCCGCTGCTGGTGTTGTTCGCCTGCTTGTTCGGCCTGGGATTTGGGGGCCGCAACCCGCTGACCATAGCGATCCGCGGCGAGTACTTTGGCCAAGCCGCATTTGGAAAAATCCTGGGCCTGTCCACCGTGCCGATGAATATTCTGATGCTGGTGGCCGCGCCGTTTGCCGGCTGGATCCGCGATACCCAGGGCAGCTATGAGCTGGCGTTTCTGAGTTTAGCGGGCTGTAGCTTGCTGGGTGGGGTATGTTTTCTGCTGGCCAGGAAGCCCGAGTTGGAGCCTGGCTCATAAACGGGAGTGGCTGGATTTCTGGTCTGTTTTTGCCCACAATCGACCCATGCGCTTTCTGAGCCTGCACGTCAACAGCTTCTGCTGCACGATCACGACCAAGGGACGCTCAAAGGTCTACGAAGCCTACGACGACCCCGTCACCCGGGTTGACGACGCTCTGCTGGTGCTGGCCAGCGTTGAACGCGGGGATGAACGCAACCCACAGTTGGTGGCCGAGCGGGCCAGCACCGAACTCGTCAAGCTGGCCGCCCAGCTGAAAGCGACGACCGTCGTCCTTCACCCCTTTGCCCATCTGTTTGCCGAACTGGCCGCTCCACAGTCGGCCATTGATATTCTGAGCCGGACACAGGAGGCTCTGAGCCGGGCCGGTCTGACGACCATCCGTACGCCCTTCGGCTGGTTCAACGCCCTTCAGATTGACGCCAAAGGCCATCCCCTGTCGCGGGTCGCTCGGACGGTGACCGCAGACGCCTGAGTGCCGACGCGGTCCGGCGCGTCCTCTATCTTTCCGCCTACCCAGCTGCTATGCGGGGAGACGAACAGCTCGCCGAACCATGAGGAGCCTCGCCATGTCGATACGTCAAGACATCACTCCGGCCGATATGCAGAACATCCGCCAGCGCTTTGGCTATTCTCCGGGGGTCAAGGTCGGCCAGATGCTGTACATCGCCGGGCAGGTTGGTCGGGATACCGAACTCCAGGTGGTTGAGGACAGAGAAGCGCAGTTTGCCCAGGCTTTTGACAATGTCAAAAAAGTCCTGACCGCAGCCGGCGCCGACTTTGATCAGGTGGTGGAAATGGTCACCTACCACACCGATATGCGCGATCTGCCGCTCTTTATTGAGGTGAAGAATCGGTATTTTCGCAATCCCGATAGACTGCCGACCTGGACTGCGATTACCACCCCGGCCTTGGCCATGCCCGGGCTGCTGGTCGAGATCAAATGCACGGCGTGTCTTGAATAGGCAGGCACGTCTCGCGTGTCAGCCCGTAGCATCGTTACAGGGGGAGGGATGGAACAGACCGCGGCGCTGGAGCAGACGGCACGCAAAACGGGAGGATTTTTCTACGGCTGGGTGATTGTTTTTGCCGGCTTGGTGTTGAGCCTGATCATGTACGGGGTCATTGAAGCCTTCGGCGTCATGTTCAAGCCGATTGTCGCCGAGTTTGAGTGGGACCGGGGTACGGTCTCGATGGCCTCGATGGTCAACTGGCTGAGCTTTGGCGTGTCGGGCCTGCTGTGCGGCGTGCTGAGTGACCGCTTTGGATCGCGCTGGGTGATGATTGGCGGCGGGCTGATCTTTGTCATCGGCACCTTCCTGATGAGTCAGGTCGAGTCCCTGTGGCAGCTGTACTTCTTTTTTGGCGTGCTCATCGCGGCCGGTCGCTCGGCCGCCGGCGTGCCGCTCACCGCGCTGGTCACCAAATGGTTTGTGCGCAATCAGGGTCTGGCCCTGGCGGTTGCCCAGTCCCAGAACGTGGGCTCGGCGGTCTTTGCCCCGCTGTCGGTTGTCCTGCTGAGTACCTATGGCTGGCGGGGCGCCTATGTCGGGTTGGGTCTGATCTCTCTGCTCGTCATTCCGCTGGCCCTGCTCATGCGGGACTATCGGGCCCGTCAGGAGCCCGAGCCGGGCCAGCCGGACCAAGGGCGACGGGCGTCGTCTGCCCCGGCCCGGCTGCCGGGCCTGAGCCTGGGCGAGGCGATGCGCACGCGCGCCTTTTGGACGCTGAACTTCATGGTCATCGGCTGCTGTGTGTGTCACTCGTGCATTCTGCTGCACGGCGTGAGCCATATGACGGATACCGGGCTGGACGCCTCGGTGGCCGCGCGGATCGTGGCGACCATGGCCATCTTCGGCATGGTCGGCAAGATTGCCAACGGTTTGCTGGCCGACCGGGTCGGTGCCAAGTGGGCGATGGCCGGCTTTCTCGGTCTCCAGGCGATCATGATTCCGCTGTTCATTGAGGCCCAGACCGCGCCGACGTTTTATACCTGGGCGGTGCTGTTCGGCCTGGGCTACGGCGGGCCAATGCCGGTCTATGCGATGCTGTTTCGCGAGTACTTTGGCCTTCGCTCGATCGGCACAATCCTGGGCGTCTTTTTCATGGTCGCCTCGATTGGCATGGGCTCGGGGGGCCTCATGGGCGGGATGATGCACACCTCGTTCGGCAGTTACGCGGCACCGTTCCTGACCAGTACGACGACCGGCGTGCTTGCCGCGCTTCTGGCCCTGACCCTGCCCTCGCCCAAACGCGAAGCGCCAGCCGTGGCCCCCGAGCTGGCCCTGCAGACCAGCTAGCAAACGAGGAGGTGAGCCATGCCGGTCATTGACGGTGACAGCCATTTCGTCGAGCCTTTGGACCTGTTCGAGACGTATATTGACCCAGCCTTCCGTGGTCGTGAAATGCGGATTGAGCAAGACGCCGGGACCGGCCGGTTGCGTATCCTGACCGATGGCCGGCCCCTGCAGTTGGTGGACGTTGAGACGCTGCTGGCCGCAGTCGTCGGCTATGGTCAAAAGGAAGCCGGCCGGGATCTCAACACCTTTGACCGGTATCTGGTGACCAGCGATCAGTGGCAGGATATGGGCGCCCGGGTCCGGTTTCTGGATGCTGAAGGTATTGACTGCCAGGTGCTGTATCCCACCCTCGGCCTGTTGTGGGAGGGCGGGGTTGAGGACCCGGCTCTGGCCGATGCCCTGTGTCGGGCCTACAACACCTGGGCCTTCGAGTTGTGTGCTGGGCACAAAGACCGCCTGTTTCCGGCTGCTCATATTTCTTTGCGGGATCCTCAGCTGGCCGTGACGGAACTGGAACGGGTGGCCAAGCTGGGGTGTCGGACGATCTTTGTGGCAGCCGCGCCGGTCGGCGGGCGCAGTTTTGGTCATCCGGACTTCGACCCCATCTGGGCGGCGGTCCAGGACCTGGACCTGAGCGTCGGCATTCATCTGGTCGGTCACCCGCACTATACCGGTAGCGAGTGGTATCAGGGCCAGGACCCCGGCTTCATGTTTGTGACCATGAACGTCATTCAGGACCCGCGCATGGCGCTGACGACGATGGTCTATGACGGGGTGCTGGAGCGGTTTCCGAGGCTGCGGGTGGCAACCATCGAGGCCATGGTGGGCTGGGTCGGCGAATGGCTGGAGCGGCTCAACTATCGCTTCACGTACATGGGCCACACGTCCCAGATGAAGCGTCCGGCCAGCGAATATTTCGCCCGCAATATCTGGATCAACGGTGATCCGGAAGAAAAGATGTTTCCGCTGATAGTCCGTTTTGCGGGTGATAGCCGCTTCTTTGTGGGCTCGGACTATCCCCATGCCGAAGGATTTACCCGGCCGATAGACAAGGCCCGCGAGCTGCTCTCGCCCCTGCCGGCGGCGACGGTTGACAAGATTCTGGGCCACAACGCCCGGCAGTTTCTGGGGCTGTAGAGATCAGGAGAACCGCAGCCCCTGACCCCGCCTTCCGTCCCGCAGTTTGAAGCGCCAGCCGATCAGCCAGCCGGTCAGCAGGACGCCGGCGCCAGCCAGGAACCAGGACAGGTTGCGCTGGTGTTCGGTTTGGCTGTATTCGGACTTCAGCTGTTCCAACTCGGTCTTGAGCAGGGCTTCCCGATCCGCCCGGGTCTTGGTGGCGGTGGTCAACTCGTCGTTCTTCTGGCGTAGCCGGGCGATTTCCTCACCCTGCTGTTCGACCTCGGCCTCCAGCTGCTGAAGGCGCACCGCGGCCGGGGCGTCTTGGGTGACATCGCTGTGCAGCACATAGCCGCGGCGGCCGTTGGGAAGCACGGCCAGATAATACTCGCCTTCCCGGTGGACGCGTTGCACAGCGTCGCCGGTCTTGAGCGTGGCAAACACCTCTGAATCGGGGCTGGGGCTCAGCCAAACTGGAACCTCACGGTAGTCGCTCACGTACAGCTCTTGGGCAGAACTGCGGTACGGCAGGAGGACCAGGACTAGGCTGAAGCACAGGAGCAGGCCGCATTCAGCTATGATGGCTGGCTGCCAGTCGGGTGTCCGACTCAGACGCATACGAGGGGAATAACCCAGATGGGCGGTGAAGGCAATTCCAGGCCGCTAGGCCCCAGATCGCTCGGACGAGGTGGACAGGACGTGCTGGAGAACCTCGATGAGAGCCTGATGAATTTTTCCGTTGGACGCCAGGAGTTGGTCTCCGGTCAGATCGAAGGTCTGGCCGCCGAAGTCGCTCATCCGCCCGCCGGCTTCTTCCACGATCAGGGCGCCGGCCGCACTGTCCCAGGGGTATAAACGCCACTCCCAAAAGCCGTCGGCGCGACCGCAGGCCGTATAGCACAGGTCAAGAGCGGCCGAGCCGCTGCGTCGTATGCCCTGGGTCCGCAGCATAAAGGCCTGATAGAAGCTGAGATAGAAGTGGCTGCGCTGACGCCGGTCATACGGGAAGCCGGTCAGCAGCATGCTGCGGTCGAGGGAGGGGGTGGAGGAGACCTGTATGGGGCTGCCGTTGAGGCTCGCCCCTCTGCCCCGCCGGGCGCAGAAGAGTTCGTTCCGAATCGGGTCATAGACGACCCCGACGATGGGTTGGGACTCATAGGTCAGACCCACCGACACGGCAAAGTGTGGAAAAGTATGGGCAAAGTTTGTGGTGCCATCCAGCGGGTCGATATACCACCGGTACGGACTGTCGGGACCTGACAGGGCCGATTCTTCGGCCAGAACCTGGTGGTCTGGAAGACGGGTGTGGAGGGCCTCAGTAATCAGCGTATCGGCCGCTTTGTCAACATTGGTGACGAGGTCAACTATGTCCGTTTTGATCTCGACCGTCTTGGTCGTGAGCCACTGGTCTTTGATCAGGGCGCCGGCCTGCTGCGCGAGGTCTTGGGCAATGTCGAGATAATGGTCGAGATCGTTGTGCCAGGGGGCAATCTGCATACCATCCCGTTGTTGCATACGCGGGCGGAGCCTGCAACAACGGGGCTCATGCGTGTGTTCGCTCCAGCCAAAGTCAACCTGTTCTTGCGTATCCTCGGCCGCCGGGAAGACGGCTATCATCTGCTCGATTCCCTCATGCTGCCGGTCAGCCTGTGCGACGAGATTCGGATCCGGCTGGACGGTGCGGTCTCAGCCGAGCGGCCCGCGTCGTCTGCCCAGATTCGCCTGAGCTGTGATGACTCCCGCATTCCGAGTGATGAGACCAATCTGGCCTCCCGTGCGGCCTCGCTGGTGTGTCGGGAAGCCGGCCTGGCCGCCCGGGTTTCGCTCCGTCTGGTCAAACGTATTCCGGCTGGTGCCGGTCTGGGCGGCGGAAGCAGTGATGCGGCGGCGGTCTTAAAGGGGCTCAACAGCCTGTTGAAGCTCGGCTGGGGCGAACCCCGTCTGTGCGAGCTGGGGCTGCGTCTAGGCGCCGATGTGCCGTTCTTTATTCCGTGTCGGCCGGCTCGGGCGACGGGGATTGGCGAGGAATTGCGCCCGGCCGGGCTGGTCGGGAGGCGCTGGCTGGTCCTGGTGGTTCCAAGCTTTGGCGTCTCGACACCGTGGGCCTACCGGCGATTTGACCAGCTGGTCGGGATGACTGCACCGTCTCCGACGATCACCGTCCCTGCCGATGGCTGGCCGCCTCCGGCGGCCTGTCTCAACGATCTTGAGCGGGCCGTCCTGCCCGCCCATCCTCTTCTCCAGCAACTGAAAAATATGCTCTTGAGCGCTCAGGCCGAGGTCGCCTTGATGTCCGGGAGCGGGTCGGCCGTCTTCGGGCTGTTCGGCCGCAAGGAGGCTGCCCAGCGGGCGGCCGACGGCATACGCCAGACCGTGGCCCAACACAGCCGGGTGTTCGTGGTCGAATCCCTGGCTGAAGCGCCGTGCTCCAACCCACCGGAGGTCCGCTCGGTTTGAGCCCGGAGGGGAGAGGCCGACCTTCCCCTCTTGACTTTTTGCCTGTCTGGCCTTTAGCTGGACGGCTCAGAATGAGAGTGCGCGGGCATTCTGGTGGGGAGTAGCCAAGCCAGGCAAGGCACCGGGTTTTGGCCCCGGTATTCGCAGGTTCGAATCCTGCCTCCCCAGTGCGGGTGCACGCTGTTCTCTTCCTGATGGGGTCGTTTTTCGGCACGGCTTTTCTCACGGGGGGTATCCGATGAGGGATGTACTAAAGATCTTCGCCGGAAGATCGAATCGGCCGTTGGCGGAGGAAATCTGCGCCAGCCTGCCGGAGCGTTTGGGGGCGGCTGATATCCGGACCTTCAGCGACGGCGAAAGCTCGGTTGAAATTACCGAGAATGTGCGGGGTGGCGATGTGTTCGTGGTACAATCCCTGTGCACCCCGGTCAACGATCACCTGATGGAGTTGCTCTTGATGCTCGACGCATTCAAGCGTGCCTCGGCAAATCGGATCACCGCCGTGATTCCCTACTACGGCTACGCCCGCCAGGATCGGAAGGTCGCTCCCCGCGTACCGATCAGCGCCAAACTGGTGGCCGATCTGCTCACCACCGCCGGCGCCTCCCGGGTGCTGACGGCCGAACTGCACGCCGGGCAGATCCAGGGCTTCTTCAATATCCCGGTCGATAACCTGTTTTCGGCGCCCGTGCTTGTGCCCTACCTGACCTCTCGGGTCGGGCGCGAGCAGATCTGTGTGGTCTCTCCCGATGCGGGTGGGGTGGAGCGCGCTCGGGCATTCGCCAAGCGCCTCGGGGCTTCCCTGGCGATCATTGACAAGCGCCGTGGTCAGGAAGCTGGAGACGGCCTGTCGGCCAACGCCAACCGTGATGTGGCCGAGATGCACATCATCGGCGACGTGGCTGGGCGGGTTGCCGTCTTGGTCGATGACATGGTGGATACCGCCGGGACGCTCACCACTGCGGCTTCCGCGCTGTGCGAGGCCGGGGCGCAGGCGGTCTATGGCTGCTGTACGCATGCCGTGCTGTCCGGTCCGGCGATCAAACGCATAGAGCAGTCCGCTCTGGAGGAACTGGTGGTCACCAACTCGATTCCGCTTCGCCCCGAGGCCCACGGTGTGGACAAAATTCGCGTCCTGTCCATCGCTCCGCTGATGGGTGAGGCCATTCGACGCATCCACAATGAGGAATCGATCAGCTCTCTGTTTTGAGCGGAAGAGGCGAGACCGGCGAAGAAAAGAGGACACAATGGAAAACGTACAGTTGCGGGTTGAAACGCGTCAGACCACAGGAAAAGAGCGCGCCGCCCAGATGCGACGGGCGGGAAAAGTGCCGGCCGTCTTTTATGGCGCCGGCAGAGCGGCGACCTCGCTCAGCGTCGATGCTAAGGAGTTTCGGCTCCAGCTGCTGAAGATCCAGGGGGCACCCCTGCTCAAACTGGCCTCCTCGGTACCTGAACTGAACGACAAGCTCGTATTGCTCAAAGAGGTGCAGCGTCACCCGGTGACCAGCGCGTTTCTGCATGCCGACTTCTTTGAAGTCGATGAGAGCAAACCGCTCCAAACCTCCGTCCCCGTCCACATCGTTGGCAGAGCCAAAGGCGTTACCGCGGGCGGGACGCTCCAGACCATGGTCCGTGACATTGCTGTTGAATGTTTACCCCGCGACCTGCCCCCTGCGGTTGAGGTTGATGTGACCGAACTCGACATCAGTGATGTGGTTCGGATTGCGGACCTGAATCTGCCCGAACAGCTCGGCGTCCTGGTCGATCCACAGACGATTCTGGTCGCCGTCCAAGCCCGCCGTGAGGCGGAGGAGGTCACAGAGGAAGCCGCTGAAGAGGAAGCCACCGAAGAGACGCCCGCCGCCGACGCGTCGGCCGAAGCCAGCGAATAGCCATCCAGAGGGACATCGTGCGTGTGCTGATCGGTT is part of the Desulfurellaceae bacterium genome and encodes:
- a CDS encoding SMP-30/gluconolactonase/LRE family protein, with translation MADVREITSGLQFPEGPIAMDDGSVIVVEIKRATLTRVRPDGSQEIVAETGGGPNGAAVGPDGAIYVCNNGGFDWIEVNGLTVPHGIPADYNGGCIQRVDINTGKVEVLYTECDGYKLKGPNDIVFDASGGFWFTDFGKVRDHDRDRGGVYYAKPDGSMITEVAQPVDGPNGIGLAPGDKKVYIAQTFESRVWQWDITAPGEVVRTQGAGGPILDGPGGATLLNNLPGYQLLDSLAVDSAGYVCVATLMGGAGISAFAPDGSGVDHVPLSDPFTTNVCFGGPDLTTAYATLSGTGKLVAFDWPRPGLKLNFTA
- a CDS encoding inositol monophosphatase, whose amino-acid sequence is MQQRDGMQIAPWHNDLDHYLDIAQDLAQQAGALIKDQWLTTKTVEIKTDIVDLVTNVDKAADTLITEALHTRLPDHQVLAEESALSGPDSPYRWYIDPLDGTTNFAHTFPHFAVSVGLTYESQPIVGVVYDPIRNELFCARRGRGASLNGSPIQVSSTPSLDRSMLLTGFPYDRRQRSHFYLSFYQAFMLRTQGIRRSGSAALDLCYTACGRADGFWEWRLYPWDSAAGALIVEEAGGRMSDFGGQTFDLTGDQLLASNGKIHQALIEVLQHVLSTSSERSGA
- a CDS encoding DUF5598 domain-containing protein — its product is MLDNIILLTDSYKETHWKMYPPGTRTIYSYLEARRGGEYGEVMFFGLQYFLMKYFAGAVVSAEKIERAARFVAAHFGTPEVFNREGWEHVLSQHGGTLPVEIRAVPEGLVVPEGNVLLTIENTCPRCAWLVNHLETVLVELWYPCTVGTISREMKKIIRAGLERSGTPSDEVLAFKLHDFGFRGSTSPESAALGGAAHLVNFQGTDTLAACELLIDSYAAEMPGVSIPAAEHSTITVWGEDAEGDAFAHILEQYPAGLVSVVSDSWDVYRACRELWGERLKERVRPGPIPARPRWSCRTVWTCWASGSAFPSTPRATGCCPTPSG
- a CDS encoding RidA family protein, whose translation is MSIRQDITPADMQNIRQRFGYSPGVKVGQMLYIAGQVGRDTELQVVEDREAQFAQAFDNVKKVLTAAGADFDQVVEMVTYHTDMRDLPLFIEVKNRYFRNPDRLPTWTAITTPALAMPGLLVEIKCTACLE
- a CDS encoding MFS transporter, which translates into the protein MEQTAALEQTARKTGGFFYGWVIVFAGLVLSLIMYGVIEAFGVMFKPIVAEFEWDRGTVSMASMVNWLSFGVSGLLCGVLSDRFGSRWVMIGGGLIFVIGTFLMSQVESLWQLYFFFGVLIAAGRSAAGVPLTALVTKWFVRNQGLALAVAQSQNVGSAVFAPLSVVLLSTYGWRGAYVGLGLISLLVIPLALLMRDYRARQEPEPGQPDQGRRASSAPARLPGLSLGEAMRTRAFWTLNFMVIGCCVCHSCILLHGVSHMTDTGLDASVAARIVATMAIFGMVGKIANGLLADRVGAKWAMAGFLGLQAIMIPLFIEAQTAPTFYTWAVLFGLGYGGPMPVYAMLFREYFGLRSIGTILGVFFMVASIGMGSGGLMGGMMHTSFGSYAAPFLTSTTTGVLAALLALTLPSPKREAPAVAPELALQTS
- a CDS encoding MFS transporter — encoded protein: MLSSGVSFLGKRTEGIFYGWWLVGLSGFIMLLANVPLFHAMGVWAVALEREFGWTRTQLGLALTFTRIEGGLMGPLEGYLADRLGTRRMILIGLLILSGGFLLFSQVQHLWMFYLSYVVMAVGQGFGGWLPLMTMLNHWFARQRATAVGWANVVSRLGALILVPIIAWAIDPDDPQLGWRTTALVLGLFTLVLALPLSRLIRDRPQEYGLLPDGEPPSLTQPHPATPEAGKPSPQPATGQTDHTAAQAVRTSAFWFIAFGHGFTSMVIIAIMTHLGLLIVDAGFDVPTAAWVMAVYTAVAMVAQIVGGYVGDRIPKRIALCIFSTVQAAGVLVLTYATTLPLLVLFACLFGLGFGGRNPLTIAIRGEYFGQAAFGKILGLSTVPMNILMLVAAPFAGWIRDTQGSYELAFLSLAGCSLLGGVCFLLARKPELEPGS
- a CDS encoding amidohydrolase, which produces MPVIDGDSHFVEPLDLFETYIDPAFRGREMRIEQDAGTGRLRILTDGRPLQLVDVETLLAAVVGYGQKEAGRDLNTFDRYLVTSDQWQDMGARVRFLDAEGIDCQVLYPTLGLLWEGGVEDPALADALCRAYNTWAFELCAGHKDRLFPAAHISLRDPQLAVTELERVAKLGCRTIFVAAAPVGGRSFGHPDFDPIWAAVQDLDLSVGIHLVGHPHYTGSEWYQGQDPGFMFVTMNVIQDPRMALTTMVYDGVLERFPRLRVATIEAMVGWVGEWLERLNYRFTYMGHTSQMKRPASEYFARNIWINGDPEEKMFPLIVRFAGDSRFFVGSDYPHAEGFTRPIDKARELLSPLPAATVDKILGHNARQFLGL